One Phaseolus vulgaris cultivar G19833 chromosome 4, P. vulgaris v2.0, whole genome shotgun sequence DNA window includes the following coding sequences:
- the LOC137838461 gene encoding uncharacterized protein: MATRPARARSEEMTLQQLMGMVHGLQDAVAASKVEQERMQADLTASQVRSEELHRTNEELRHRWRGRDEPEATSPPREFTTPFSQAILETAIPNTFTGPKATFTGMEDPEAHLTAFHTQMLLVGGSDAAKCKLFMSTLTGMAMDWFISLPEGHVTSFTQLSKLFKEQYLANRTPAPVSYDLFDVKQFQGETLKEYISRFGAQVVKVGTKEEPMIVYAFKKRVRPGSFSKTLNRSCPKTFAEIRRQAVEHNASEGETYEKCTTTMPARPKAQIRTQPVRVHQAVTERKHFDRKRAYEPRRTQPKSRVEEGREARKPPRHNFVMELKDLIAIPSIADRLRSPIKADKVLGPRKESWCEFHEAFGHHINNCLALGYQLDELGKSGFLKDYLMEKQAGRPLGSQAGGSEAQQHEAPILGEIHTIAGGFSGGGCTASQRKKYVRSVMAVEVFEDHSPDVDVTFTKEDLRDVVPHDNDPIVISLITEEERFIGS; this comes from the coding sequence ATGGCCACCCGACCagcacgcgctaggagtgaagagatgaccctaCAGCAGCTCATGGGGATGGTGCACGGGCTACAAGACGCAGTGGCCGCCTCGAAAGtagaacaggaacgcatgcaggcagacctcaCAGCTTCTCAAGTAAGAAGCGAGGAACTCCACCGCACCAACGAGGAGTTACGTCATAGATGGCGGGGCAGAGACGAACCGGAGGCTACATCCCCACCCAGGGAATTCACAACACCGTTTTCACAAGCAATTTTGGAGACAGCAATTCCCAACACGTTCACAGGACCCAAAGCGACGTTCACAGGAATGGAGGACCCCGAAGCGcacctcacggcgttccacacacagatgttaCTGGTAGGTGGATCGGACGCTGCTAAgtgcaagcttttcatgagcaccctgacagggatggccatggactggttcatcagcctcccagagggccacGTCACGTCCTTCACCCAACTTTCGAAACTATTTAAAGAACAGTACCTAGCCAACAGAACTCCCGCCCCAGTCTCGTACGACCTTTTCGACGTCAAGCAGTTCCAAGGTGAAACCCTAAAGGAATACATAAGCCGCTTCGgggcacaggtggtgaaagTAGGTACCAAGGAGgaacccatgattgtgtacgcgttcAAGAAGAGAGTGCGCCCCGGATCTTTCAGCAAGACGCTTAACCGCAGCTGCCCCAAAACTTTCGCTGAAATAAGGCGACAAGCGGTGGAACATAATGCCTCAGAAGGTGAAACGTATGAAAAATGTACAACCACTATGCCGGCGCGCCCCAAGGCACAGATACGCACGCAACCTGTTCGGGTTCACCAAGCCGTCACAGAAAGGAAACACTTTGACAGGAAACGCGCTTACGAGCCACGAAGGACTCAACCCAAGAGTCGAGTAGAGGAAGGGAGAGAAGCACGCAAACCGCCAAGACACAATTTCGTGATGGAACTCAAAGATCTAATTGCGATACCCAGCATAGCCGACAGGTTGAGGTCGCCGATTAAAGCTGACAAGGTACTAGGGCCTCGCAAGGAGtcgtggtgcgaattccacgaagcaTTCGGACACCATATCAACAACTGTCTGGCACttggctatcagttggatgagctcggGAAAAGTGGCTTCCTAAAGGATTACTTGATGGAGAAACAGGCGGGACGACCACTAGGCTCGCAAGCAGGGGGCAGTGAGGCACAGCAGCACGAGGCGCCCATCCTCGGtgaaatccacaccatagctggtgggtTCTCGGGTGGCGGATGCACGGCGTCACAGCGTAAGAAGTATGTGAGGTCCGTAATGGCAGTAGAAGTTTTCGAGGACCATTCACCCGACGTGGACGTCACGTTCACTAAGGAGGACCTCAGGGATGTTGT